The genomic segment AAAATTCAGTTTGAACTGAAAGGTGCTGATTACAATGAAACACTTATTTGGAATTCCCCTGACGACATCAAGGTAAAACCATTTTATGACAAAGAAGATGTAAAAGAAGTAATCTCAGTAACTACAAAAGCTTCTGAATTTAAAATTTGTCAAAATATTTTTGTCCACGACATCAATAAATCAATAGAACGTGCTTTAGATAGTTTAGCAAGAGGTGCTGAAAGTATCCGTTTCTCAATTGAAGACGAAACTATAGCTATTGAAAAATTACTAGAAAAATTACCTTTAGAAAGCACACCTATATTCTTTCATTTGAATTTTATTTCAATCGATTTCGTTCAAAAGATCGAATCAATTGCAACAAAAAGAAAAGCCACTATCTATTGCAATATAGATCCGATTGGGCAATTAGCAAAAGAGGGAAATTGGTTCACTACATCAGAAAAAAATAATTTTGAAACCCTAAATAATCTTGTCAAAAGAGACAACGCTCTTTCACTTATTAGTGTAAATGGTGCTTTATATCAGAATTCTGGGGCTACTATTGTACAGCAAATTGCGTATACTTTAGCTCACGCTAATGAGTATTTCAATCACATCGAACTTTCTAAACCCCAAACTATGGTTTTAGAAATTGCTGTTGGAACCAATTACTTTTTTGAAATCGCTAAACTAAGAGCTATCCGTTTACTTTTCAATTTAATTGCGAAGGAGTACAATCAAAATTGGAATTGTAATTTAGTCGTTACACCTACCAAAAGAAATAAAACACTGTATGATTACAACGTGAATATGCTTCGTACAACTACTGAATGTATGAGCGCAATTCTTGGAGGTGCGGATACTATTGCGAATCTACCTTATGATGCTTTATATCACAAAGACAATGAATTTGGAGATCGAATAGCTCGAAACCAATTACTGATTTTAAAAAATGAAAGCTATTTTGATAAAGTTAATAATCCATCAGATGGAAGTTATTACATAGAAAGTTTGACACAGCAATTAGCTGATAAAGCTTTAGTATTATTTAAAGATATTGAAGCTAATGGAGGCTTTTTAAAGCAACTGAATGAAGGAATCATCAAAAGAAAAATTCAAGAAAGCGCCGATAAAGAACAAGATTTGTTTGATTCTGGAAAAGAAATTTTATTGGGAACAAACAAACACGCTAACAAAGACGATCGAATGAAACACGATTTGGAACTTTTCCCTTTCGTTAAAATAAAACCAAGGAAAACGCTCATCACTCCTATTATTGAGCGGCGTCTCGCAGAGAAAATCGAACAAGAACGATTAGAAAAAGAGTAATTGTTTAGTATCCAAATAATGTCAAATAGAAATTTGTCAC from the Flavobacterium ammonificans genome contains:
- a CDS encoding methylmalonyl-CoA mutase subunit beta; protein product: MKPLFTNFAPVSAKEWKQKIQFELKGADYNETLIWNSPDDIKVKPFYDKEDVKEVISVTTKASEFKICQNIFVHDINKSIERALDSLARGAESIRFSIEDETIAIEKLLEKLPLESTPIFFHLNFISIDFVQKIESIATKRKATIYCNIDPIGQLAKEGNWFTTSEKNNFETLNNLVKRDNALSLISVNGALYQNSGATIVQQIAYTLAHANEYFNHIELSKPQTMVLEIAVGTNYFFEIAKLRAIRLLFNLIAKEYNQNWNCNLVVTPTKRNKTLYDYNVNMLRTTTECMSAILGGADTIANLPYDALYHKDNEFGDRIARNQLLILKNESYFDKVNNPSDGSYYIESLTQQLADKALVLFKDIEANGGFLKQLNEGIIKRKIQESADKEQDLFDSGKEILLGTNKHANKDDRMKHDLELFPFVKIKPRKTLITPIIERRLAEKIEQERLEKE